The Halogranum gelatinilyticum genome includes a window with the following:
- a CDS encoding PIN domain-containing protein, whose translation MVGLFAVNRMFIRVCIIRRTVDVLDEPVLTRNVDGFERLGVAVETY comes from the coding sequence ATGGTCGGTCTCTTCGCTGTCAACCGGATGTTCATCCGGGTCTGCATCATCAGGAGAACGGTGGACGTCCTCGACGAACCTGTGCTGACCCGGAACGTCGACGGCTTCGAGCGTCTCGGTGTCGCCGTCGAGACGTACTGA
- the asd gene encoding aspartate-semialdehyde dehydrogenase — protein sequence MSVRVGILGATGAVGQRFIQLLDGHPTFELAAVTASESSAGKSYREAAKWRVGTPIPDDVAEMEVQPTAADALDDDLDLIFSSLPSGVAADVEPDFAEAGYVVSSNSSNDRMAEDVPLTIPEINADHLGLIEVQRDERGWDGALIKNPNCSTITMVPTLAALDEFGLDRVHVTTLQAVSGAGYDGVTSMEIIDNAIPHIGGEEEKMESESRKLLGSFDGAELSLHGAEVNASCNRIPTLDGHLESVFADLADDPSVDEVAEAMEAFPGIDLPSAPEQLIHVFDDPMRPQPRLDRNLEGGMAVAAGGIQSTANGIKYNCLAHNTIRGAAGASVLNGELLVEEGWV from the coding sequence ATGTCAGTACGAGTCGGAATCCTCGGTGCAACCGGTGCAGTCGGCCAGCGATTCATCCAGCTTCTCGACGGCCACCCGACGTTCGAACTCGCGGCGGTCACCGCCAGCGAGTCCAGCGCGGGCAAGAGCTACCGCGAGGCGGCCAAGTGGCGCGTCGGCACCCCCATCCCGGACGACGTCGCCGAGATGGAAGTCCAGCCCACGGCGGCCGACGCCCTCGACGACGACCTCGACCTCATCTTCTCCTCGCTCCCGTCGGGCGTCGCCGCCGACGTCGAACCGGACTTCGCCGAGGCGGGCTACGTCGTCTCCTCGAACTCCTCGAACGACCGGATGGCCGAGGACGTGCCGCTCACCATCCCCGAGATCAACGCCGACCACCTCGGTCTCATCGAGGTCCAGCGCGACGAGCGCGGCTGGGACGGCGCGCTCATCAAGAACCCGAACTGCTCGACCATCACGATGGTCCCGACGCTCGCCGCGCTCGACGAGTTCGGCCTCGACCGCGTCCACGTCACGACCCTCCAGGCCGTCTCCGGCGCGGGCTACGACGGCGTCACCTCGATGGAGATCATCGACAACGCCATCCCGCACATCGGCGGCGAAGAGGAGAAGATGGAGTCCGAATCCCGCAAGCTGCTCGGCTCCTTCGACGGCGCGGAACTGAGCCTCCACGGTGCCGAAGTCAACGCTTCATGTAATCGGATCCCGACGCTCGACGGCCACCTCGAATCCGTCTTCGCGGACCTCGCCGACGACCCCAGCGTCGACGAGGTCGCCGAGGCGATGGAAGCGTTCCCCGGTATCGACCTCCCGAGCGCGCCCGAACAGCTGATTCACGTCTTCGACGACCCGATGCGCCCGCAGCCGCGGCTCGACCGCAACCTCGAAGGCGGCATGGCCGTCGCCGCCGGCGGCATCCAGTCGACGGCGAACGGTATCAAGTACAACTGCCTCGCGCACAACACGATTCGCGGCGCGGCCGGTGCCTCGGTGCTGAACGGCGAACTGCTCGTCGAAGAAGGCTGGGTCTAA
- a CDS encoding Na+/H+ antiporter NhaC family protein, translated as MTEFGALSLIPPLLAIVLAIATRKAVLSLFVGVWAGGVILTGGVGLGQTFDWIAAAVGESVFHAQIIIFTLLLGSSVAMIWRLGGSHAVRDFALERIDTKRKAGVAAWILGVVLFFDDYANTAVVGSTMKDVSDHLHISREKLSYLVDSTAAPVATLAISSWVAFQLSMIESGYEATNLAESEIPDSFGIFLQSIPYNMYAILAIVMVGIVVLTQRDFGEMLTAEHRAARTGKVTRDDARPMQDVESELGTPNIDDPRLISFFLPIVVLISVTIGSALYTGYEPGASLYDMVTGADYAVALIFGSFAMVVSTYVLGYVYNLLSLGESVDTTIDGFGIMLTAVTILVLAWSIGNVVAPVEDGGLGTGAYISTLVGQFLSPEILPVAVLITAAFIAFSTGSSWGTMAIVTPIAVPVAWDLTGSHTMVAAIVGMVFSGAIFGDHSSPISDTTVLSSTFTGADLIDHVRTQFYYAATVVLVAIVLMLVWGYTRITPFVLLAVGGVSLVGLVYGLSEFDANRRGIDPKSTDEPPEAAPTDD; from the coding sequence ATGACAGAGTTTGGGGCACTATCGCTCATCCCGCCGTTGCTGGCCATCGTTCTCGCGATCGCCACTCGAAAAGCGGTCCTCTCGCTGTTCGTCGGCGTCTGGGCCGGGGGTGTCATCCTCACCGGTGGTGTCGGGCTTGGACAGACGTTCGACTGGATCGCGGCAGCAGTCGGTGAGAGCGTCTTTCACGCCCAGATAATCATCTTCACGTTGTTGCTCGGGTCGTCTGTCGCGATGATCTGGCGGCTGGGTGGCTCGCACGCTGTCCGGGACTTCGCGCTCGAACGCATCGACACGAAACGCAAGGCCGGCGTCGCGGCGTGGATACTCGGGGTCGTGCTGTTCTTCGACGACTACGCGAACACGGCCGTCGTCGGGAGTACGATGAAAGACGTCTCGGACCATCTGCACATCTCACGGGAGAAACTCTCGTACCTGGTGGACTCGACCGCCGCGCCGGTCGCGACGCTGGCGATTTCCTCGTGGGTCGCGTTCCAGCTGTCGATGATCGAGTCGGGCTACGAGGCGACGAACCTGGCCGAGAGTGAGATTCCCGACTCCTTCGGGATCTTCTTGCAGTCGATCCCCTACAACATGTACGCTATTTTGGCCATCGTAATGGTCGGTATCGTCGTGCTCACCCAGCGGGACTTCGGCGAGATGCTCACCGCCGAACACCGCGCCGCCAGAACCGGCAAGGTGACCCGCGACGACGCCCGACCGATGCAGGACGTCGAATCCGAACTCGGGACGCCGAACATCGACGACCCACGGCTAATCTCGTTCTTCTTGCCCATCGTCGTGCTCATCTCCGTCACTATCGGTTCGGCATTGTACACCGGCTACGAACCGGGGGCGTCGCTGTACGATATGGTCACGGGTGCCGACTACGCGGTGGCGTTAATATTCGGCTCCTTCGCGATGGTCGTCTCGACCTACGTGCTCGGATACGTGTACAACCTGCTATCGCTGGGCGAGAGCGTCGACACGACCATCGACGGGTTTGGCATCATGTTGACAGCAGTGACGATTCTGGTCCTCGCGTGGAGCATCGGCAACGTCGTCGCGCCGGTCGAGGACGGCGGACTGGGCACGGGCGCGTACATCTCGACTCTCGTCGGACAGTTCCTCTCGCCCGAGATCCTGCCCGTCGCGGTGCTGATTACGGCCGCGTTCATCGCCTTCTCCACGGGGAGTTCTTGGGGGACCATGGCCATCGTCACCCCGATCGCCGTTCCGGTGGCCTGGGACCTCACCGGTAGCCACACCATGGTCGCGGCCATCGTCGGAATGGTGTTCTCGGGGGCCATCTTCGGCGACCACTCCTCCCCTATCTCCGACACGACAGTGCTGTCGTCGACGTTCACCGGTGCCGACCTCATCGACCACGTCCGTACGCAGTTCTACTACGCAGCGACGGTCGTCCTCGTGGCGATCGTGCTGATGCTCGTGTGGGGGTACACCCGTATCACGCCGTTCGTCCTGCTCGCGGTCGGCGGCGTCTCCCTGGTCGGACTCGTCTACGGCCTCTCGGAGTTCGACGCGAACCGCCGCGGAATCGACCCGAAGTCGACCGACGAACCTCCAGAGGCCGCACCTACCGACGACTGA